In Deinococcus gobiensis I-0, one genomic interval encodes:
- a CDS encoding IS630 family transposase (programmed frameshift) produces the protein MPGWQPTHYSRTQLEERRLAALEWIARGTHKNQEIADHFGVSVHTVYSWKGRLKRNGSLQATVARGPVSRLTAEQGEQLRTLLREGAVHHGFRDETWTTRRVSELIGRHFEVWYHHDHVRHILRRLGFTPQMPDGRAAERNEVRIASWKEQVAPELEKKVAEGATLVYLDEVGFALKGVRRRTWSTRGVTPLVTLLANWEKLSTIGAITSGGQFLQNTKTGAIRSMDVIGFFQHLLRHIQGDIVVVLDNAGIHRAKAVQAFVASHERFSLVYLPPYAPELNPIELVWAYVKRQVLGNFCARTLTALKQKLIGGWQRVRYLDLPQHLMDANLRRDQ, from the exons ATGCCTGGATGGCAACCTACCCATTATTCCCGTACTCAACTCGAAGAGCGCCGCCTCGCGGCGCTTGAATGGATCGCACGCGGAACGCACAAGAATCAGGAGATCGCCGATCACTTTGGGGTCTCGGTGCACACCGTGTACAGCTGGAAAGGTCGGCTGAAACGCAACGGCAGTCTTCAGGCCACCGTGGCCAGGGGGCCAGTCTCGCGGCTTACGGCGGAGCAAGGTGAGCAGTTGCGTACCCTCCTGCGGGAGGGTGCGGTGCATCACGGCTTTCGGGACGAGACATGGACGACCCGGCGTGTCAGCGAATTGATCGGCCGGCACTTCGAGGTCTGGTACCACCATGACCATGTCAGGCACATCCTGCGTCGGTTGGGCTTTACCCCGCAGATGCCTGATGGGCGTGCGGCGGAACGCAATGAAGTTCGGATCGCCAGCTGGAAAGAACAGGTGGCCCCGGAGTTGGAA AAAAAGGTCGCTGAGGGCGCCACGCTCGTCTACCTGGATGAGGTGGGATTTGCCCTGAAAGGGGTCCGCAGACGGACCTGGTCCACCAGGGGCGTGACGCCCCTGGTCACCTTGCTTGCCAACTGGGAGAAGCTCTCGACGATTGGGGCGATCACGTCGGGTGGGCAGTTCTTGCAGAACACCAAGACAGGTGCGATCCGTAGCATGGACGTCATCGGGTTCTTCCAGCACCTGCTGCGCCATATCCAGGGAGACATCGTGGTGGTGCTGGACAATGCCGGCATCCATCGCGCCAAAGCAGTGCAAGCGTTCGTGGCAAGCCACGAACGCTTCTCTCTGGTGTATTTGCCTCCCTATGCGCCCGAGCTCAATCCCATCGAGCTGGTCTGGGCGTACGTGAAGCGCCAGGTTTTGGGGAATTTCTGTGCCCGCACCCTAACGGCACTGAAGCAAAAGCTGATCGGCGGGTGGCAACGTGTCCGATATCTTGACCTCCCACAACACCTCATGGATGCAAACCTACGCCGTGATCAATAA